From Micromonospora echinaurantiaca:
AGGTCGGCCGATTCGGCCGGGTCTGGCTGCCGGCCGCCACGGGCCGCCGCGGTCCGGTCCAGCAGCAGCGCCACCGCGTCGCTCTCCGCGCCGTCGGCCGGCGGGTCGACCGAGAGCGGCGGGATCCGCCAGACCACCTCGCCGGGCAGGCCGAACGACTCCCGGCTGGTCGCCAGCACCCGCACGCCCACCCCGCCGGCGAGCAGCCGGGAGATCACGTCGGCCGAGGCGGCCGGCTGGGCGTCGCAGGTGTCCAGCACGACCAGCGTCCGGCGGGCGGCGGCGTACTCGACCAGGGTTTCCACCATGGGCCGGCCGGGCTCCGGGCGCAGCCCGAGCACGGCGGCGATCGCGAACGCCACCAGCCCGTACGCGCCGGCCAGCGGCAACGGCACCAGCAGCGCCCTCTACGACGTGCGCGGCGTGATCACCCAGCTGACCCTGGCCCGGGACTCCTCCGGGCGGGACCAGCGCGGCTTCTTCCTGCAGAGCCGGGCGGACGCCACCGACGGCGACCCGACCAGCTCCGACGGCATCTTCGTGTTCATGGGCTCGTTCACCTCGCTGATCGGCGGCTACGTGCCGACCGTCGGCGACGAGGTGGTGCTCCGCGCCCGGGTGTCGGAGTACTTCACCATGACCCAGCTCTCCAGCGCCTCGCTGGTCCGCCGGATCGTCTCCGGGGTCGACGTGGACACGGCCGTCGCGGTCACCGACGCGGTGCCCCCGGCCGACCTGGCCGCGGCGGGCCGGTTCTGGGAGCGGCACGAGGGCGCCCGGCTGCGGGTACGCGCCGGCAGCGGTGCGGTGAGCGGGCGGGACGTCTTCGCCTCCACCGCCGACGCCGAGCTGTGGGTGGTCGACCGGGACGACCCGCTGCTCGACCGCGCCGACCCGTACGCCCGCCGGGTGTTCCGCGACGCGCACCCGCTGGACAACGACCCCACCCGCGGCTTCGACGACGGCAACGGGCAGCGGATCATGCTGGGCAGCATGGGCGTGAAGGGCGCCACCGGGGACAGCGGCGCGCTGCTGCCGCCGGCGCACACCTTCGACACGCTGAGCGCCGACGCGGTCGGTGGCCTCTACTACTCCTTCGAGAAGTACGGCGTGCAGGTCGAGCGGGCCGAGTTCGCCGCGGGCACCGACCCGTCGACGAACCACCCGCCGCAGCCGGCCAACCGGTCGGAGGAGGTCGCCGTCGCGACCTACAACGTGGAGAACCTGTACGACTTCCGGGACGACCCGTTCGACGGCTGCGACTTCGCCGGCAACGCGGGGTGCACCGGGGTCAGCCCGCCGTTCGACTACGTGCCGGGCAGCGAGCAGGAGTACCGCGACCAGCTCGCCGCGCTCGCCGACCAGATCACCACCGACCTGCACAGCCCGGACCTGATCCTCGTGCAGGAGGCCGAGGACCAGGACATCTGCGCCGTCGCCGACGGGCAGCTGAGCTGCGGCAGCACCAACAACACCGACGGCGCGCCGGACAGCCTGCAGGACCTGGCGCTGACCATCGCGGCGGCCGGCGGTCCCGCCTACGCCGCCGCGTACGACCGGACGGGCGCGGACGGCCGGGGCATCACCGCCGCCTTCCTCTACCGCACGGACCGGGTGTCGCTGGCCGAGGCCACCGCGGCCGACCCGCTGCTGGGCTCGGCGCCGACCGTGCAGTACCGCGCGCCGGGGCTGGCCAGCAACGCGGACGTGCAGAACCCGAAGGCGCTCAACGCGGTGCTGCCCGCCGACGTGGACACCTCGACCGGCCGGGACGGCAACAACGTCTTCACCCGCGCCCCGCAGCTCGGCAAGTTCACCGTGGCCGCGGCGCCCGGTTCGGCCGAGCGGTTCACCCTCTGGGCGGCCAGCAACCACTACTCGTCGGGCCCGGACAGCCGGGTCGGGCAGCGGCGGGAGCAGGCCGCGTACGGTGCCGCCATCGTCGCCGCGATCGAGGCGGCGGACCCGCACGCCCGGGTGGTGTACGGCGGGGACCTGAACGTCTTCCCCCGCCCCGACGACCCGATCGCCACCGCCGACCGGCCGACCCCGTCGGACCAGCTCGCCCCGCTCTACGACGCGGGTCTGCGCAACCTCTGGGAGGACCTGCTCGCCGACGTGCCGTCGTCGGCCTACTCGTACAGCTTCGAGGGGCAGGCGCAGACGCTGGACCACCTCTTCGTCAACGAGGCGCTGCACCGGGACCTGGTGCAGATGCGGGCCGCGCACATCAACGCCGACTGGCCGGCGGCGCACGCCGGTGACGGCACCCGCGGTTCCAGCGACCACGACCCGCAGGTGGCCCGGTTCCGCTCCCGGGCCACGCTGAGCGTCGGCGACGTGACGGTGGCCGAGGGCGACAAGGGCACCACCCCGCTCACCTTCACCGTCACCGTCTCCCGGCCGCTCTCCCAGCCGGTGCTGCTCTGCGCCGCGACCATCGGCCTCACCGCCCGGTCCGGCCAGGACTACGACCCGTACGTCGGCTGCCGCACGCTGGCCGCCGGGCAGACCTCGCTGGCCTTCCCGGTGACCGTACGCGGCGACCGGAAGGCGGAGCCGGACGAGAAGCTCACCCTGGTGGTGGCCGGCGTGCCGGGGCTGCGCCTGGCCGACCCGATCGCCACCGGCACCATCTCGAACGACGACTGACCCGGTCGGATCGGCAGACGACGGCCCGTCGGCCAGGCTCGCGCCTGGCCGACGGGCCGTCGGTCATCTGGCCACCGACGGTGCGGCAGGGCCGGGAACGAAACGGCGGGCACGAGCCGGGAACGGATCCGCGGCGCCGGACGTGTACCTGGCATGGGTAGGAACGTGGCACCGCCGGCGCGACCACCGGACGATCTCGTTCCCGCGCGACCGGAGCCCGAACCGGACCTGCCCTTCGAGCCGTTCTACCGGGCACACGTCGACCGGGTCCACCGCGCGCTGGCGCTGGCCACCAGGGACGACGGGCTGGCCCGGGAGGCGGCCGACGAGGCGATGGCGCGGGCGTACGCGCGGTGGGACCAGGTGCGCCGGCTCGACAACCCGGCGGGTTGGGTGTTCCGGGTCGGGCTGAACTGGGCCACCTCCTGGTGGCGCAAGGTACGCCGGGAGCGGCCGCCGGCCGCCGACGAACGGCACCCGTCCCAGGCCGGACCCGACCCGGCGGCGCTGGCCGCCCGGTCGGCCCTGGACGGACTGCCCACCGCGCAGCGCACCGTGATCGTCTGTCGGATCCTGCTCGACCTCTCCACCGCCGAGACGGCCACCGTGCTCGACCTGACCGAGGGCACGGTGAAGAGCAGACTGTCCCGCGGGCTCGCCGGGCTGCGCGCCGCGCTGGCCGAGAAGGAGTGACCATGCCCGCCGTACCGGAGGACTTGATCGAGGCGGTGCACCGGGCCGCGCAGACGACCCCGCCCCACGCTGCCGACCTCGCGAACGTGCACCGCCGCCGGCGCGCCCGACGCCGCCGGCGGGCGGCCGCCACGGCCGGCGGACTCGCGGCACTGGTGGCGCTCACCGGTGGCGCTCTCCCGATGCTGGCCGATGCCCGGTCCGCACCCGCGCCGGCGACGCCGTCGCGAACCTCCGCGGCCCCCGCCACCAGCCCACCGGCGACTCCAGTCGTCCCCGCCGCCATACCGGCCCAGCGGCTGCTGATCGACATGGCCGGTGCGACCTGGCGCGGCGACAACGGCACCGGGCCGGACGCCGGCCTCCCCGGAGTCGCGGCGGTCGAGGTACTGCCCGACGGGACGGTGCGACGGCACCGGGTACCCGACGGGTGGGAGCAGACCGTCGCGTCGGCCGACGGACGGCTGATCGGCCTGCAGCTCACGGATCTGCGGCCGGGGGTGCACCGGCGGGACGGCCCCGACGTCGAAGGGCTGTCGGTCAAGCTCGTGGTGCTGGGACCCGACGACAGCGTGCAGACGGCGCGCGAGATCCGGGTCAGGGGCGCCGGGGTGGAACTGCTCGGCACCGATGGGACGGTCGCCTACCTGGCCCGGGACGGTGGCCTCGTGGCGCACGACCTGGCCACGGGCCGGGAGGAGATGTTGCTCCGCTCGTCGACCGCCGGCGTCGACCTGTTGGCAGCCAGCCGGACCGATCTGGGGCCCGACCATCTGGTCGAGCAGCGGACCGACGACGGCTGCCACACGGACGTACGCCGACTGACCGACGGGAAGCGGATCGCCCGACTCACGCTCGACGGTCTCTGCGAGAACGGTCTCCGGCTGTCGCCGAACGGCCGTCTGGTCGCCGTCCCGTACCAGCGCCTCCCCGACCGGGTGGGCGATCGCGAGCAGCGGCTCGCCGTCTTCGACGTCGCCACCGGGACGCTCCGTACCGACCGGCCGGTCGGGATGTCGCACCGGGCCTCCGCGGCGGGCAGGATCCAGGGAGTCGCCTGGGCCGACGAGACGACGGTACGGGTCGCCTGGACGGCCCGACCGGAGGGTGCGCGGGTCGATTCGGTGGACGTGGTGACCGTCGCCGTACGGTAACGCGTTGGCCACCGTCACTGGTGTAGCGGAGCCGACGAGAGATCTTGGTGGCGAACGGCGCCTCCTGGGCAATTCGCCACCAAGATCTGCTCGTGTTTCCAGCCTCGGGTCAGTAGCGCTGGCGGAGCAGCTGGGCGGCCTCGACCGCCCAGTAGGTGAGGATGATCTGCGCGCCGGCCCGGCGGATCGAGGTGAGCGTCTCCAGCATCACCCGCTCCCGGTCGACCCAGCCGTTCGCGGCGGCCGCCTCGACCATCGCGTACTCGCCGGAGACCTGGTAGGCGGCGACCGGGACGTCGACCGCCGCGCGGACCGCGGACACCACGTCGAGGTAGGGCAGCGCCGGCTTGACCATCACCAGGTCGGCGCCCTCGGCGACGTCCAGCGCCACCTCGCGCAGCGACTCCCGCAGGTTCGCCGGGTCCTGCTGGTAGGTGCGCCGGTCGCCCTCCAGCGCCGACTCCACCGCGTCCCGGAACGGGCCGTAGAACGCCGAGGCGTACTTCACCGCGTACGCCAGCACGGCGACGTCGGTGTGGCCGGCGGCGTCGAGCGCCTTGCGGACCACCCCGACCTGGCCGTCCATCATCCCGGACGGCCCGACCACGCCGACCCCGGCGGCGGCCTGGGCCACCGCCATCTCGGCGTACGCCGCCAGGGTGGCGTCGTTGTCCACCTCGCCGTCCGGGGTGAGCAGGCCGCAGTGCCCGTGCGAGGTGAACTCGTCCAGGCAGAGGTCGCTCATCACCACGGTGGCGTCGCCCACCTCGGAGACCACGTCCCGGATGGCCACGTTGAGGATGCCGTTCGGGTCGATGCCGCCGGAGCCCTCCGGGTCCCGCTGGGCCGGCACCCCGAACAGCATGATCCCGCCGACCCCGGCCTGGACCGCCTCGACCGCGGCCTTGCGCAGCGAGTCCCGGGAGTGCTGGAGCACCCCCGGGAGCGAGGCGATCGCCCGCGGCTCGGTCAGCCCCTCCTTGACGAACATCGGCACGACCAGCTCGGCCGGGTCGACGCGGGTCTCGGAGACCAGCCGCCGCAGCGCCGCGGTGCGGCGCAGCCGGCGGGGCCGGATCTCGGGGTACGACATGCGGGCCTCCTGCTGCGACTAGCGGAAGCGGAGGGCGGTCGGCCCCTGCACCTTCGAGCCCCGGCGCTGCTTCGCCGGCATGGCGGCGAGCTTCTCGCGCAGCTCGACGGCGTAGGCGGCGAGCGCCTCCACCAGGTCGGGCACCGAGGCGTGCGGCGGCTGGACGTCGACCCGCAGGCCGAACTCCGTCGCGGTCTCCGCCGTCTTGGGCCCGATCACGGCAACAACGGTACGCGCGTGCGGCTTCCCGGCGATGCCGACCAGGTTCCGGACGGTCGAGGACGAGGTGAAGAGCACCGCGTCGAAGCCACCCGACTTGATCGCGTCGCGGATCTCGGCCGGCGGCGGGGCGGCCCGCACGGTCCGGTACGCGGTCACGTCGTCGACCTCCCAGCCGCGCTCGGTGAGCCCGGCGGCGAGCGTCTCGGTGGCGATGTCGGCGCGCGGCAGCAGCACCCGACCGACCGGGTCGAGCACCTCGTCGTGCGGCGAGAACTCGGCCAGCAGCCCCTCGGAGGACTGCTCCCCGGACGGGATCAGCTCCGGCTGGATGCCGAACGCGCGGACCGCGTCGGCGGTCGCGTCGCCGATGCAGGCGATCTTGACGCCGCCGAAGTGCCGGGCGTCCAGGCCGTGCTCGGCGAACTTCTCCCAGACCGCGCGGACCGCGTTCACCGAGGTGAAGATCACCCAGGCGTACCGGCCGTCGACCAGGCCCTTGACCGCCCGCTCCATCTGGGCCGGGGTGCGCGGCGGCTCCACCGCGATGGTCGGCACCTCGCACGGGATGGCCCCGTACGCGCGCAGCCGGGCGCTCATCACGCCGGCCTGCTCCTTGGTCCGCGGGACCAGCACCTTCCAGCCGTACAGCGGCCGGTTCTCCCACCAGCTGAGCTTGTCCCGCTGGGTGACGCCGGCACCGACGGTGAGCACCACCCGGCCGGTGAAGCCGAGCGCCGCCGCGACGAAGCTGTCCACGGTCGACGTGGTGGTGTACTGCGTCTCCCCGGTGCCGTCGCCGGTCACCCCGACGGCGGTGGCGCCGTCCACCCCGGCGGCGAGCAGCCCGTCCCGGATCGCGGCGAGTTCGCCGGCGTCCACGGCCAGCGCCAGCGAGCCCCGGCCGACGGCCGCCGCCAGCGCCTCGAAGTCCAGCTCGCTGACGTCCTCGACGTCAGCCGCGGTCCGTACGCCCGGCAGCGGCACACCCGCGTAGGTGGCCACCCCCTCGGCCTGGCCGACTCCCGGCACCACCTCGAAGTGCGCGGCGGTACGCGCCACCGCCTGCACCTCCTTGACCACCGAGTCGTGCCCGAACGGGTCGCCGGCGACCAGGTGCACGGCGTTCAGCCCGGAGCGGGCCGCCGAGATCAGCACCTTCGCCACGTCACCCGGCGCGCCCTCGGCCGGCGTGAACTGGGCGTCGGTCTTGGCCTGGGCGCGGACGGCGTCGAGCAGCGACTCGGGGACTCCCCGGTCGTACACCACCTGATCGGCGTCGACCAGGGCGTCGTGCGCCCGACGGGTCAGCAGGCCCGGGTCGCCGGGACCGGCCCCGACGAACGCGATGCGGCCTACGGGCTTACGGGTGCGGGTCATTCTGTGCTCCCAAATTGCTGGGTCCCCGGGCCGGTGGGTCCTGCTTGGCCGAGGATCGAGTCGGCGCCGAGGTCGAGGAGTTCGGCGGCGAGTGCCTTGCCGATCTCCGCCGCGTCGGCGGGCGTACCGGTGCGGGACAGCCGGAGGTCACGGGTACCGTCCGGACTGATCACCGCCCCGCGCAGGTAGATCTCTTCGCCGGCGTCGCCCTCGGCGAGCTCGGCGTAGGCGGCGACGGGTGCGCTGCACCCGGCCTCCAGGGTGGCCAGCAACGCCCGCTCCGCGACGACCGCGGCGCGCGACGGTGCGTGGTCGAGCACGGCCAGCAGCTCGACCAGGTCCGGGTCGTCGACCCGGCACTCCACCGCCAGCGCGCCCTGGGCGGGCGCGGGCAGCATCAGCATCGGGTCGAGCGTCTCGGTGACCACGTCGGTGCGGCCCAGCCGGGCCAGGCCGGCCCGGGCCAGCACGACGGCGTCCAGGTCGGCCTCCGGGCCGAGTACCCGCGCCAGGCGGGTGTCCACGTTGCCCCGGATCGGGGTGACCTCCAGCTGCATGCCGAGGGCGTGCAGCTGGGCGATGCGGCGCAGCGCACCGGTGCCGACGACCGCGCCCGGCGGCAGCTCGGTGAGCGTCCGGCCGTCGCGGGCGACCAGCGCGTCGCGCGGGTCCTGCCGCGGCGGCACGGCGGCGATGTGCAGCCCGGGCGCCGCCGCGGTGGGCAGGTCCTTGTAGGAGTGCACGGCGAAGTCGATGGTCCGGGCGGCGAGCGCGTCGCGCAGCGCGGAGACGAAGACGCCAACCCCGAGCCGGTGCACCGGCGCGGCCGAGCGGTCGCCGGCGGTGACCACCTCGACCAGTTCGACCGGGCGCCCGGTGGCGGCGGTCAGGGCCTCGGCGACGTGGCCGGACTGGGCCATCGCCAACTTGCTGCCCCGGGTACCGAGGCGCAGGGGCGTGCTCATCGCTCACCTCCGGCGGGCGGAATGGCGTCGGTGGCGCCGAACGCCGGGGTGACGTCGGTGTCCACGACGTCGGGGACGTTGTCGACCGGCGAGGTCTGCGGCACCTGGAGGTCGAACAGCTCGCGCAGCAGCGCCGCGTACTGGTCGCCGCCCGGCTCGGCGGCCAGCTGACGGACCCGCACGGTGGGCTGGTGCAGCAGCCGCTGGACCACCCGGTGCACCGTCCGGGCCACCTCGGCCCGCTGGTCGTCGGTCAGGTCGGGGCGGCGCTGGGCGAGCCGGCGCAGCTCGGCGGTGACCACGTCGTCGGCGCGCCCGCGCAGGGCGGCCACGGTGGGCGCCACGTCCGCCCCGCGCAGCCAGGTGAGGAAACCCTCCACCTCGGCGGCGACGATCCGTTCCACGGCGGCGGCGTCGGCGGCGGCCGGCCCGTCGGCGAGCAGCGCGGCCATCCGGTCGATGTCGATCACCTCGACGCCGGACAGCTCGGCCACGCCCGGCTCGACGTCGCGCGGCACGGCCAGGTCGAGCAGGATCAGCGGACCCCGGTCGGGGTCGCGGTCGGCCAGCGCCCGGCTGACCACGTCGCGGGTGAGGACCGGTTCGGTGGCCGCGGTGGCGGCCACTACGATGTCCACTGTGGATACGGTTGCGGTCAGCTCGGCCATCGGGGCGGCCGCGGCGCCGTACGACTCGGCCAGCCGGACGGCCCGGTCGGCCCCCCGGTTGGTCACGGTGAGCGGCCCGGCGCCCAGCCGGGAGAGGGTCGCCACGCCCAGCGAGCCCATCGCGCCGGCCCCGACCACCAGCGCCGGACGGCCGGTCAACTCGCCGTCGAGGTGGCCGGCGGCCAGCTCCAGCGCGGCGGTGACCACGCTCTGGCCGGCCCGGTCGATGCCGGTCTCCGCGTGGGCCCGCTTGCCCACCCGCAGCGCCTGCTGCATCAGCTCGTGCAGCAGCCGCCCGGCGGTGTCCGCCCCGCTCGCCCAGTGGTAGGCGTCACGGAGCTGGCCGAGGATCTGCGCCTCGCCGACCACCATCGAGTCCAGCCCGGCGGCGACCCGGAAGACGTGGTCGACGGCGGCGGCGTCGTAGTGCACGTAGAGGTGGTTGGCGAGCGTGGCGGGCAGGCTGCCGGCCTGCTCGGCCAGCACGGCGCAGATGTCACCGAGGCCGCCGTGGAAACCGGACACCGCGGCGTAGACCTCCACCCGGTTGCAGGTGGAGACCAGCACGGCCTCGGTCACGTACGGCTGCGCGACCAGGCGGTCCAGGGTGCGGGTGAGCTCGGCGGGAGCCACCGCGAGCCGCTCCAGGGTGGCGACCGGAGCGGTGCGGTACGACGCGCCGACGACGAGCAGTTTCACGTGCCGATCGCCTCCTGGGTGTCGGTGACCGCGAGCCCGCCCGGCAGGGCGGTGAGGGCGGACCCACCGGTGGCGGGGAGCGCGGTCAGCGACGCCTTGCGGTGCTCGTGGAAGGACAGGATCTGCAGCTCGATGGCGAGGTCGACCTTGCGCACGTCGACCCCCTCCGGGACCGAGAGTACGCACGGCGCGAAGTTCAGGATGCTCGTCACACCGACCGCGACGAGCTGGTCGGCGACCCGCTGGGCGGCCGCGGCGGGGGTGGCGATCACGCCGATCGCGATGGACTCCGCGGCGGCGACCCGGGGCAGTTCGTCGACGTGCTGCACGACCAGGCCGTTGATCTCCTCGCCGACCCGCGCCGGGTCCGCGTCGAAGAGCGCGGCGATCCGGAAGCCGCGGCTGGCGAACCCGTCGTAGCCGGCTAGGGCGTGACCGAGGTTACCCACGCCGACCAGGGCGACCGCCCGGCGCTGGGTGAGCCCGAGCACGAACTCGATCTGGTCGATCAGCAGCGCCACGTCGTAGCCGACCCCGCGGGTGCCGTACGAGCCGAGGTGGGACAGGTCCTTGCGCAGCTTCGCGGAGTTGACCCCGGCGGCGCTGGCCAGCCCCTCGCTGGACACCGTCTCGTGGCCTGTTTCGGCGAGATTGTGCAGGGCACGAAGGTATTCGGGGAGCCGCGCGACCGTCGCCTCGGGCAGGTCCGGTAGCGCCGGTACGGCACCGGCGCGATCGGGCGCGCCAGGGTGACGGTGCTGACTCATGAGACTCCGTGCGGTGCGATCCTCGTCCAGCTCCAGTGGCCGGCCGTTTCGGGACTCCCGCTGGCGACCGAGGTTGCCGGCTGTGCTAGCAGGGCGCGTCGGAATTACAGAGTAGGCGCTTGTGAACGCACGCACAAATCGCGATCTTGAAAGCTCGCGACGCGGCTTCACCAGGCCCTCCA
This genomic window contains:
- the hemC gene encoding hydroxymethylbilane synthase — translated: MSTPLRLGTRGSKLAMAQSGHVAEALTAATGRPVELVEVVTAGDRSAAPVHRLGVGVFVSALRDALAARTIDFAVHSYKDLPTAAAPGLHIAAVPPRQDPRDALVARDGRTLTELPPGAVVGTGALRRIAQLHALGMQLEVTPIRGNVDTRLARVLGPEADLDAVVLARAGLARLGRTDVVTETLDPMLMLPAPAQGALAVECRVDDPDLVELLAVLDHAPSRAAVVAERALLATLEAGCSAPVAAYAELAEGDAGEEIYLRGAVISPDGTRDLRLSRTGTPADAAEIGKALAAELLDLGADSILGQAGPTGPGTQQFGSTE
- a CDS encoding bifunctional uroporphyrinogen-III C-methyltransferase/uroporphyrinogen-III synthase — translated: MTRTRKPVGRIAFVGAGPGDPGLLTRRAHDALVDADQVVYDRGVPESLLDAVRAQAKTDAQFTPAEGAPGDVAKVLISAARSGLNAVHLVAGDPFGHDSVVKEVQAVARTAAHFEVVPGVGQAEGVATYAGVPLPGVRTAADVEDVSELDFEALAAAVGRGSLALAVDAGELAAIRDGLLAAGVDGATAVGVTGDGTGETQYTTTSTVDSFVAAALGFTGRVVLTVGAGVTQRDKLSWWENRPLYGWKVLVPRTKEQAGVMSARLRAYGAIPCEVPTIAVEPPRTPAQMERAVKGLVDGRYAWVIFTSVNAVRAVWEKFAEHGLDARHFGGVKIACIGDATADAVRAFGIQPELIPSGEQSSEGLLAEFSPHDEVLDPVGRVLLPRADIATETLAAGLTERGWEVDDVTAYRTVRAAPPPAEIRDAIKSGGFDAVLFTSSSTVRNLVGIAGKPHARTVVAVIGPKTAETATEFGLRVDVQPPHASVPDLVEALAAYAVELREKLAAMPAKQRRGSKVQGPTALRFR
- a CDS encoding redox-sensing transcriptional repressor Rex; amino-acid sequence: MSQHRHPGAPDRAGAVPALPDLPEATVARLPEYLRALHNLAETGHETVSSEGLASAAGVNSAKLRKDLSHLGSYGTRGVGYDVALLIDQIEFVLGLTQRRAVALVGVGNLGHALAGYDGFASRGFRIAALFDADPARVGEEINGLVVQHVDELPRVAAAESIAIGVIATPAAAAQRVADQLVAVGVTSILNFAPCVLSVPEGVDVRKVDLAIELQILSFHEHRKASLTALPATGGSALTALPGGLAVTDTQEAIGT
- a CDS encoding glutamyl-tRNA reductase, coding for MKLLVVGASYRTAPVATLERLAVAPAELTRTLDRLVAQPYVTEAVLVSTCNRVEVYAAVSGFHGGLGDICAVLAEQAGSLPATLANHLYVHYDAAAVDHVFRVAAGLDSMVVGEAQILGQLRDAYHWASGADTAGRLLHELMQQALRVGKRAHAETGIDRAGQSVVTAALELAAGHLDGELTGRPALVVGAGAMGSLGVATLSRLGAGPLTVTNRGADRAVRLAESYGAAAAPMAELTATVSTVDIVVAATAATEPVLTRDVVSRALADRDPDRGPLILLDLAVPRDVEPGVAELSGVEVIDIDRMAALLADGPAAADAAAVERIVAAEVEGFLTWLRGADVAPTVAALRGRADDVVTAELRRLAQRRPDLTDDQRAEVARTVHRVVQRLLHQPTVRVRQLAAEPGGDQYAALLRELFDLQVPQTSPVDNVPDVVDTDVTPAFGATDAIPPAGGER
- a CDS encoding RNA polymerase sigma factor; translated protein: MGRNVAPPARPPDDLVPARPEPEPDLPFEPFYRAHVDRVHRALALATRDDGLAREAADEAMARAYARWDQVRRLDNPAGWVFRVGLNWATSWWRKVRRERPPAADERHPSQAGPDPAALAARSALDGLPTAQRTVIVCRILLDLSTAETATVLDLTEGTVKSRLSRGLAGLRAALAEKE
- the hemB gene encoding porphobilinogen synthase; its protein translation is MSYPEIRPRRLRRTAALRRLVSETRVDPAELVVPMFVKEGLTEPRAIASLPGVLQHSRDSLRKAAVEAVQAGVGGIMLFGVPAQRDPEGSGGIDPNGILNVAIRDVVSEVGDATVVMSDLCLDEFTSHGHCGLLTPDGEVDNDATLAAYAEMAVAQAAAGVGVVGPSGMMDGQVGVVRKALDAAGHTDVAVLAYAVKYASAFYGPFRDAVESALEGDRRTYQQDPANLRESLREVALDVAEGADLVMVKPALPYLDVVSAVRAAVDVPVAAYQVSGEYAMVEAAAANGWVDRERVMLETLTSIRRAGAQIILTYWAVEAAQLLRQRY